The following nucleotide sequence is from Alphaproteobacteria bacterium.
TCCGAACAACGCTAGCCCCCTCCGTATTACCGCGGCTGCTGGCACGGAGTTAGCCGGGGCTTCTTCTGCGGGTACCGTCATCATCTTCCCCGCCGAAAGAGTTTTACAACCCTAGGGCCTTCTTCACTCACGCGGCATTGCTGGATCAGGGTTTCCCCCATTGTCCAATATTCCCCACTGCTGCCTCCCGTAGGAGTCTGGGCCGTGTCTCAGTCCCAGTGTGGCTGATCATCCTCTCAGACCAGCTATCGATCGTTGCCTTGGTGAGCCGTTACCTCACCAACAAGCTAATCGAACGCGGGCTCCTCCAACAGCGGCCGAAGCCTTTCCCCCGAAGGGCGTATGCGGTATTAGCCAAAGTTTCCCCTGGTTATTCCCCACTGTTAGGTAGATTCCCACGCGTTACTCACCCGTCCGCCACTTTCCACCGGACCGAAGTCCGGCTTCACGTTCGACTTGCATGTGTTAAGCATGCCGCCAGCGTTCGTTCTGAGCCAGGATCAAACTCTCAGGTTGATTCGAACCTAACTACAAACACAAACGTAACGAGTTAACGAAACGGATACGTTTGCAGCAGGCCCAAACGCTCGGACCCCGCCGCCCGCGTATCCCTTTCCCATTCACAATGTCAAACAACTGCGCGGCGTCACTTGGACGCCCGGGCTGGAGGCGATGCCACCAGTCCGCCCTGCTTTCCCGGGCTGAGCCCGGCTCTCAGATATGTCTGGGCCGGAATTCGGTCCGGCGCCGAAGAGGGACCGGGGTTATCGCTCAGCCCCGGTCTCGTGTCAAATGCTTTTCAGTGCGCCACGCAAACTTCTGCCGCACCCCCATTGGGCCCACGGAAGTCCTTGATAAATAAGAAATCAAGATTGACATTTTCAGGACCCCCCCGCATCTTTCTTCGCTGATTCTTAACGCAGGTGCGAAATCCTATGGCCTGGTGGACGGCAGCGCCGACACGGGGCCGCCAGCCGGCACGGGACGCCGGCGCGGGATCGCGGCAGCGCCGCGGGCCCTCCGGGGAGCCACCTGCGAGTTGCGCGGAAAAACGGCGGAAATCCGCTGACTCCGCACGAGTTTTTTGGGGATGGACAACCGATTGGGGTAGGTAGGCATATGAGTCGGATGCCAATCAAACGGGTCGTGCTGCAGACCTGCGTCGTGGGGGTGATTCTCGGTCTGGGAATAGGCGCCCTCACCCATCCGGTCACCGTGGACGCGGCCCGCGAAACGAGCGCGCCCTCCCGCGAGGCCCCACTGGCCCCACTGGCCCCGGCGGCCCCCGCGGCCGGTGCCCGCCAGGCGGCTCTTCCCTCCGGGGCGGAGGCGGCGGCGGCGGCGAGTGCCACCCTCCCGGCCGCGCCGGCCGAAAAACGAGTCACCCGTCCCGCCCCGCGCCCGGTCGAGGCGGCGGCGGAGCCTGTCGCGCGCACCCTGACGGTCGGCCGCGGCGACACGCTTTCGGCCGTGCTGCGCCGGGCCGACGTGCCGGCGGAAGACGTCCAGGCCACGATCGAGGCGTTGCGCCCGGTGTTCAATCCGCGCCACCTTCGCGCCGGGCAGAAGCTCGTTCTCGATTTCGAGCCGCTCGGCAACGGCACCGAGACCCGACTGGCGCTCCGGCGCCTGTCGCTGCCTGTCGAATTCGATCGCGACGTTGTGGTCGACCGGACCGAGATCGGCTTCACCGGGCGGGAGATCGTCAAGGAATTCGATTCACGTCTGGCGCGCATGGGTGCCACGATTTCGACCAGCCTGTTCGGTGCCGCGGGCCTCGCCGGCGTACCGCGCCAAGTGCTCTTCGACCTCATCCGGCTTTACAGTTTCGACGTCGACTTCCAGCGCGATTTGCATCCGGGCGACAATTTCGAGGTTGTCTTCGAGCGACTTTATGACGAGGAGGGCAATCATGTGGCCGAGGGCGAGATTGCCTATGCGGTGCTGACCCTCAGCGGCAAGCGACATCAGCTCTTCCGCCACGTGCGCCCCGACGGGCGGCCAGGCTATTTCGACGAGAACGGGGCAAGCGCCGAGAAGGCTCTCATGCGTACGCCTATCGATGGCGCGCGCCTGTCA
It contains:
- a CDS encoding peptidoglycan DD-metalloendopeptidase family protein yields the protein MPIKRVVLQTCVVGVILGLGIGALTHPVTVDAARETSAPSREAPLAPLAPAAPAAGARQAALPSGAEAAAAASATLPAAPAEKRVTRPAPRPVEAAAEPVARTLTVGRGDTLSAVLRRADVPAEDVQATIEALRPVFNPRHLRAGQKLVLDFEPLGNGTETRLALRRLSLPVEFDRDVVVDRTEIGFTGREIVKEFDSRLARMGATISTSLFGAAGLAGVPRQVLFDLIRLYSFDVDFQRDLHPGDNFEVVFERLYDEEGNHVAEGEIAYAVLTLSGKRHQLFRHVRPDGRPGYFDENGASAEKALMRTPIDGARLSSRYGPRKHPILGYTRMHRGLDFAAPRGTPIMAAGSGVIEKAGRNKGYGNYVRIRHNSEYSTAYAHLSRFARGIRAGSRVEQGQVIGYVGTTGLSTGPHLHYEVLSNGRQVNPFALRMPTVKKLEGPELEAFQTRVAAVELQIQGLPLETQIASR